A section of the Parasteatoda tepidariorum isolate YZ-2023 chromosome 6, CAS_Ptep_4.0, whole genome shotgun sequence genome encodes:
- the LOC139425907 gene encoding uncharacterized protein, translated as MAENEQMVFSSVHRNKSGTTLLPSFNLSKCPNYDPAKARFLILNSTEKKLSTVSPFLVQKSLESSIGNPKNVKQLPSGDLLVETTSEKQTTSLLKTHKIGNIPITVTPHNTLNISKGVISDKALQSLPIEEILEGLSDQGVIDARHITIKKGSEIINTQHLILTFNTAQLPTDVKAGYRNCKIRPYIPNPIRCFKCQKFGHSTSNCRGNETCSRCSQPDHNFKTCSLPEKCVNCTESHSANSRNCPKWKQEKQILNIKVTQNLTYFEAKAKLLGSQPKPNLSYAAVVAKKSSKSMGIQYDSTEIDPQSTKLKILSPSKTSVKSKSISSQVNQQNSNTSKLTTTQSKTPCNTETSKYLKLTPQMVNVLHKKLSQSPVISKQKYIPKSRQNKFKFRPKAQQNTQQPSSDAMSTEEENSDDPLGPQMQIDDGLETPTNLLPKSSKLKIKR; from the coding sequence ATGGCTGAAAATGAACAGATGGTGTTCAGTTCCGTACACCGAAACAAAAGCGGAACAACCTTGTTACCcagttttaatttatctaaatgtCCGAATTACGACCCAGCTAAAGCTAGATTcctaattttaaactcaacaGAAAAAAAGCTATCTACTGTATCCCCCTTTCTTGTCCAGAAGTCACTTGAATCATCAATAGGTAACCCAAAGAATGTTAAACAGCTACCTTCAGGCGATTTACTAGTTGAAACTACCTCGGAAAAACAAACTACTTCACTCCTGAAAACACATAAAATAGGCAACATACCCATAACTGTCACACCtcataatacattaaatatttcaaaaggcGTAATTTCCGATAAAGCTCTCCAGTCCCTCCCTATCGAAGAAATCTTAGAAGGCCTATCAGATCAAGGTGTTATAGACGCACGTCATATTACAATCAAAAAAGgttcagaaataataaatacacaaCACTTAATATTAACATTCAATACTGCTCAATTACCTACTGATGTTAAAGCTGGCTATCGTAACTGTAAAATCCGTCCGTATATCCCAAATCCAATACGCTgctttaaatgtcaaaaattcgGTCATTCAACTAGCAACTGCCGAGGAAATGAAACCTGTTCACGCTGCAGCCAACCcgatcacaattttaaaacatgtagtCTCCCAGAAAAATGCGTCAACTGTACTGAATCACATTCTGCTAATTCCCGAAATTGCCCAAAatggaaacaagaaaaacaaatattaaacataaaagtaaCACAGAATCTAACTTATTTTGAAGCCAAAGCTAAACTGTTAGGTTCCCAACCAAAACCTAACCTTTCATATGCTGCAGTAGTagcaaaaaaatcttcaaaatctaTGGGAATCCAGTATGACTCAACAGAAATAGATCCACAAagcacaaaactaaaaattctgtCGCCTAGTAAGACATCAGTTAAGTCAAAATCAATATCATCTCAAGTAAATCAACAAAACTCAAACACTTCAAAACTTACAACCACACAATCTAAAACACCTTGCAACACTGAAActagtaaatatttgaaactaacaCCTCAAATGGTAAATGTTCTACACAAAAAATTATCTCAGTCACCAGTCATAAGCAAACAGAAATACATTCCCAAAAGcaggcaaaataaatttaaatttcgtccAAAAGCACAACAAAATACCCAGCAGCCATCCTCAGATGCTATGAGTACTGAAGAAGAAAACTCAGATGATCCTCTAGGACCACAAATGCAAATTGATGATGGATTAGAAACGCCAACCAACCTTCTtccaaaaagttcaaaattaaaaattaaaagataa